Proteins found in one Arcobacter sp. CECT 8983 genomic segment:
- the nuoK gene encoding NADH-quinone oxidoreductase subunit NuoK, which produces MISLTSYAFVSMILFSIGVIGVIARRNIFVIYMSIELMLNGIALFLITFARYHFNMDPQIITVMVISIAAAEAAIFLSVIILLFRTKKSLDTDIFTTLTQGEKS; this is translated from the coding sequence ATGATTAGTTTAACATCTTATGCTTTTGTCTCTATGATTCTTTTTTCTATTGGTGTAATAGGTGTAATTGCAAGAAGAAATATATTTGTTATTTATATGTCAATAGAACTTATGTTAAATGGAATTGCACTTTTCCTTATAACATTTGCAAGATATCATTTTAATATGGATCCACAAATTATTACAGTTATGGTTATTTCAATTGCAGCAGCAGAAGCAGCAATTTTCTTATCTGTAATTATTTTATTATTTAGAACAAAAAAGTCGTTAGATACTGATATCTTTACAACACTAACACAAGGAGAGAAGTCATGA
- a CDS encoding dynamin family protein — MGLSNDYFLLYHGKHIEQITTFGTIDNKNQDDFFDISALVLCVTRKDYEKYISLNSFNDLVSKITNKEVKTLNDIYQLQHCILDTLKVDTKNIHLDKLHKAFEYLKDENIIESSACKILISLFDPEELTVSKEINSTIESNQNENIPFKEAKSILENTIIDLKNIFNTNDFITELDETNNYLNNQKFSIGITGVMNAGKSTMLNALMGQEILGSAVVPETANLTIIKHGTPEAKVFYWNKAEWQRIESSAKEIESIADFVKETKSIFKDDLDNLIKEESVNEKVDINNLAAFTSAEASGKKCNIVKYVELKSDLEFLKDGIEIVDTPGLDDPVIQREEITKEYLAQCDLMLHLMNVSQSATLKDVEFIIDALLYQNITKLLIVITRADTVSKEQLEEVINYTKTSIENQLKNQNKDSKLDYILNNIKFIPISGKMALLHRTGRAQEAIDAGYNIEDTGILEIENYLQETLFGKSANKSELVIKSAKSQLQKTIEKEIKSFNYELVLLSKSKEELETDLEEFNQKKDTNKRIFTSLKEDINLYKNDAKSYLETLETYLGSELVELQNVIRQRVYNDVKYSFEKTKKRPPSSRVKTIIETAIKDGIIDIIRDYRYKFIKKSQSIGEICEQKYQDLGFVIGHKNDNFDARGFFQDDFKAGFLTSSNEV; from the coding sequence ATGGGTTTATCAAATGATTATTTCTTGCTTTATCATGGGAAACATATAGAACAAATAACAACATTTGGAACTATAGATAATAAAAACCAAGATGATTTCTTTGACATTTCTGCTTTAGTACTTTGTGTTACTAGAAAAGATTATGAAAAATATATATCGTTAAATAGTTTTAATGACCTTGTATCAAAAATTACAAATAAAGAAGTAAAAACTTTAAACGATATTTATCAGTTACAACACTGCATACTTGATACCCTTAAAGTTGATACTAAGAATATTCACCTTGATAAACTTCATAAAGCTTTTGAATATTTAAAAGATGAAAATATCATTGAAAGTTCTGCTTGTAAAATTTTAATCTCATTATTTGACCCAGAAGAGTTAACTGTCTCAAAAGAAATTAATTCAACGATTGAGTCTAATCAAAATGAAAATATTCCATTTAAAGAAGCGAAATCTATTTTAGAAAATACAATTATAGATTTAAAGAATATTTTTAATACAAATGATTTTATAACTGAACTGGATGAAACAAATAACTATTTAAATAATCAAAAATTCTCAATTGGTATTACTGGTGTTATGAATGCTGGTAAATCAACTATGTTAAATGCTCTTATGGGACAAGAAATTCTTGGAAGTGCAGTTGTTCCAGAAACTGCAAATTTAACTATTATAAAACATGGTACGCCAGAAGCAAAAGTATTTTATTGGAATAAAGCAGAATGGCAAAGAATTGAATCATCAGCTAAAGAGATTGAGTCAATTGCAGATTTTGTAAAAGAAACAAAATCTATTTTCAAAGATGACCTAGATAATTTAATAAAAGAAGAATCAGTAAATGAAAAAGTAGATATCAACAATTTAGCTGCTTTTACATCAGCAGAAGCTAGTGGCAAAAAATGTAATATTGTAAAATATGTTGAGTTAAAATCTGACTTAGAATTTTTAAAAGATGGAATTGAAATTGTTGATACTCCAGGATTAGATGATCCAGTTATTCAAAGAGAAGAGATAACTAAAGAGTACTTAGCACAGTGTGATTTAATGCTTCATCTTATGAATGTATCTCAAAGTGCTACACTAAAAGATGTTGAATTTATTATTGATGCCCTACTTTACCAAAATATTACAAAGTTATTAATTGTTATTACAAGAGCTGATACAGTATCTAAAGAACAACTTGAAGAAGTAATTAATTACACTAAAACTTCAATAGAAAATCAATTAAAAAATCAAAATAAAGATAGTAAACTAGATTATATTTTAAATAACATAAAGTTCATTCCAATCTCAGGTAAAATGGCACTACTTCATAGAACAGGAAGAGCACAAGAAGCTATTGATGCAGGATACAATATTGAAGATACTGGTATTTTAGAAATAGAAAACTATTTGCAGGAAACACTATTTGGTAAAAGTGCAAATAAATCTGAACTTGTCATTAAAAGTGCAAAATCCCAATTACAAAAAACAATAGAAAAAGAGATTAAATCTTTTAATTATGAATTAGTATTGCTTTCAAAGTCAAAAGAGGAATTAGAAACAGACTTAGAAGAATTCAATCAAAAAAAAGACACAAACAAAAGAATTTTCACAAGCTTAAAAGAGGATATTAATTTATATAAAAATGATGCCAAATCTTACTTAGAAACTTTAGAAACATATTTAGGTTCAGAGCTTGTTGAATTACAAAATGTAATCAGACAAAGAGTATATAATGACGTAAAATACTCTTTTGAGAAAACTAAGAAAAGACCTCCAAGTTCAAGGGTGAAAACTATTATTGAAACAGCTATAAAAGATGGAATTATTGATATAATAAGAGACTATAGATATAAATTTATTAAAAAATCTCAAAGTATTGGAGAAATTTGTGAACAAAAATATCAAGATTTAGGTTTTGTAATTGGTCACAAAAATGATAATTTTGATGCAAGAGGTTTTTTTCAAGATGACTTTAAAGCAGGCTTTTTAACTTCTTCAAATGAAGTA
- a CDS encoding fumarate reductase iron-sulfur subunit: MSVEKGREITISVLKFNPRSKVSKPHFVDFKLEETPGMTLFIALTKIREELDPDLSFDFVCRAGICGSCGMVVNGKPALACRTLTANYPEGTLKLMPMPAFELIKDLSVNTGKWMDSMSKRVQSWIVDNGKEVDISKMEERIDPEVANDTFELDRCIECGICVASCGTMLMRPNFVGPVGLNRIARFEVDPHDKRTAEDFYELVGDDDGIFGCMSLMACEDHCPKHLPLQNKIAYLRRKLVALK; the protein is encoded by the coding sequence ATGAGCGTTGAAAAAGGTAGAGAAATAACTATATCAGTTCTTAAATTTAATCCAAGAAGTAAGGTTTCTAAACCTCACTTCGTTGATTTTAAATTAGAAGAGACTCCAGGGATGACTCTTTTTATTGCTCTTACTAAAATTAGAGAAGAGCTTGACCCAGATTTATCTTTTGATTTCGTATGTAGAGCTGGTATTTGTGGTTCTTGTGGTATGGTAGTTAATGGTAAACCAGCACTTGCTTGTAGAACACTTACTGCAAATTATCCAGAAGGTACATTAAAATTAATGCCTATGCCAGCATTCGAACTTATCAAAGATTTATCAGTTAATACTGGTAAATGGATGGATTCAATGTCAAAAAGAGTTCAATCTTGGATTGTAGATAATGGTAAAGAAGTTGATATTTCTAAAATGGAAGAAAGAATTGACCCAGAAGTAGCAAATGATACTTTTGAACTTGATAGATGTATTGAGTGTGGGATTTGTGTTGCTTCTTGTGGTACTATGCTTATGAGACCAAATTTTGTTGGACCTGTAGGACTAAACAGAATTGCTAGATTTGAAGTTGATCCTCATGATAAAAGAACAGCTGAGGACTTCTATGAGTTAGTAGGAGATGATGATGGTATCTTTGGTTGTATGTCATTAATGGCTTGTGAAGACCACTGTCCAAAACATTTACCACTACAAAATAAAATTGCTTACTTAAGAAGAAAATTAGTAGCACTAAAATAA
- a CDS encoding NuoM family protein, whose product MSADTLSFIIFLPAVVAFGLMITTKHVETVRNIAFLTTTVILALVLKLYIEFEPSAGMQFVTNVPWIASYGINYYIGVDGFSLTILMMIAILIPTAYLLLWEGRTKGYWINMLLVQAGVTGSLLALDVILFYFFWEVMLLPVFLMIGIYGFGDKVFTTIKVTVYTMLGSLLMFVAMLYLGVTYHAEFGTWSFQYDSLTQITSLTYNEKIWLFLAFLSAFAIKIPIFPLHTWIMETYKNAPTGAVFLLSSIMAKLGVYAIVRFLIPIFPEIYVEFSSWFVFIGLFGLVYFGVAALMQDDIKRMFAYSSASHLSFIAAGIFSLNAFGINGALYLIIAHAIATGALFLLVGIIHDETGYKTIKDLGGLAKQSPIFTTIFAIMLFANVGLPGTNGFVSELLIIFGIYEFNHTLGYISALTVIIGASYMLWMFQRAILQDREGEALKFRDLKIKEIVGLAPWVILVFLMGIYPDIFIDKFEPTVTHYLNDILHIGAAK is encoded by the coding sequence ATGAGTGCAGATACTTTATCGTTTATTATATTTTTACCAGCAGTAGTAGCATTTGGTTTAATGATTACTACTAAGCATGTAGAAACAGTTAGAAACATTGCATTTTTAACAACAACAGTTATCTTAGCACTTGTATTAAAACTTTATATTGAGTTTGAACCAAGTGCAGGTATGCAGTTCGTTACAAATGTTCCATGGATTGCCTCTTATGGTATTAACTACTACATTGGTGTTGATGGTTTCTCTTTAACTATTTTAATGATGATTGCTATTTTAATTCCTACAGCATATCTTTTATTATGGGAAGGAAGAACTAAAGGTTACTGGATTAATATGCTATTAGTACAAGCAGGGGTTACTGGTTCACTTTTAGCATTAGATGTAATTTTATTCTATTTCTTCTGGGAAGTTATGTTATTACCAGTATTCTTAATGATTGGTATTTATGGATTTGGGGATAAAGTATTCACAACTATTAAAGTAACAGTATATACAATGCTTGGTTCACTTTTAATGTTTGTTGCTATGCTTTATTTAGGAGTTACATATCATGCTGAGTTTGGAACTTGGTCATTCCAATATGATAGTTTAACTCAAATTACATCATTAACATACAATGAAAAGATTTGGTTATTTTTAGCATTCCTTTCTGCATTTGCTATTAAGATTCCTATTTTCCCATTACATACATGGATTATGGAAACATATAAAAATGCTCCAACTGGTGCAGTATTCTTATTATCATCAATCATGGCAAAACTAGGTGTTTATGCAATTGTTAGATTCTTAATTCCTATTTTCCCAGAGATTTATGTTGAATTCTCATCATGGTTTGTATTTATTGGATTATTTGGTCTTGTTTACTTTGGTGTTGCAGCTCTTATGCAAGATGATATTAAAAGAATGTTCGCATACTCTTCTGCATCACACTTAAGTTTCATTGCAGCAGGTATCTTCTCATTAAATGCTTTTGGTATTAATGGTGCTTTATATTTAATCATTGCCCATGCAATTGCAACTGGTGCACTATTCTTACTTGTTGGTATTATTCATGATGAAACAGGATATAAAACAATTAAAGATTTAGGTGGATTAGCAAAACAGTCTCCAATCTTTACTACTATTTTTGCAATTATGTTATTTGCAAATGTAGGACTTCCTGGAACTAATGGTTTCGTATCAGAGTTATTAATTATCTTTGGTATTTATGAATTTAACCATACACTAGGATATATTTCAGCTCTTACTGTTATTATTGGTGCTTCATATATGTTATGGATGTTCCAAAGAGCAATTTTACAAGATAGAGAAGGTGAAGCTTTAAAATTCAGAGATTTAAAAATCAAAGAGATTGTTGGTTTAGCTCCATGGGTTATTCTTGTATTCTTAATGGGTATTTACCCAGATATTTTCATTGATAAGTTTGAGCCAACTGTAACTCACTACTTAAATGACATTTTACATATTGGAGCAGCAAAATGA
- a CDS encoding fumarate reductase flavoprotein subunit, which yields MKINYCDSLVIGGGLAGLRAAVAAQKKGLNAIVLSLVPVKRSHSAAAQGGMQASLGNSKMSDGDNEDLHFADTVKGSDWGCDQEVARMFVHTAPKAIRELASWGVPWSRVKAGSREAIINAKKTTITEEEERHGLIHSRDFGGTKKWRTCYTADATGHTMLFGVANEALKHDVDIRDRKEALSLIHEDGRCYGAVVRDLITGELEAYVAKGTCIATGGYGRVFKQTTNAVICEGTGAAIALETGIATLSNMEAVQFHPTPIVPSGILLTEGCRGDGGILRDVDGHRFMPDYEPEKKELASRDVVSRRMIEHIRNGKGVPSPYGYHVWLDISILGREHIERNLRDVQEICQIFNGIDPADEGPKGWAPVLPMQHYSMGGIRTKPTGESTRLSGLFACGEAACWDMHGFNRLGGNSVSETVVAGMIIGNYFADYCLENDVTIPTATVQKFVDEQDAYLDELLSYNGSEDIFKIKNRMQKLMDEKVGIFRSGEPLAEAVEELKELLVKTKQITVKSKERAGNPELEEAYRVPKMLKVALCVAKGARDRTESRGAHYREDYLKRDDANWLNRTLCSWPNKDDLEPTVEYADLDIMKMEMPPAFRGYGAKGMIIENELSAKRQEEVDSVTEKMQAEGKDRHEIQDALMPFELPMNYKEKNERLGDK from the coding sequence ATGAAAATTAATTACTGTGATTCATTAGTTATTGGTGGAGGATTAGCTGGGCTTAGAGCTGCTGTTGCTGCACAAAAAAAGGGATTAAATGCAATCGTTTTATCACTTGTTCCTGTAAAAAGATCTCATAGTGCTGCTGCTCAAGGTGGTATGCAAGCTTCTTTAGGTAACTCAAAGATGTCTGATGGAGATAATGAAGATTTACACTTTGCAGATACGGTAAAAGGTTCTGACTGGGGATGTGATCAAGAAGTTGCAAGAATGTTCGTACACACTGCACCAAAAGCAATTAGAGAATTAGCTTCATGGGGTGTGCCTTGGTCTAGAGTTAAGGCTGGTTCAAGAGAAGCAATTATTAATGCAAAGAAAACAACTATTACTGAAGAAGAAGAAAGACATGGATTAATCCACTCAAGAGACTTTGGTGGTACTAAAAAATGGAGAACATGTTATACAGCTGATGCAACAGGACATACAATGTTATTTGGTGTTGCAAATGAAGCTTTAAAACATGATGTTGACATTAGAGATAGAAAAGAAGCACTTTCATTAATCCACGAAGATGGAAGATGTTATGGTGCTGTTGTTAGAGATTTAATTACTGGTGAATTAGAAGCTTATGTTGCAAAGGGAACTTGTATTGCAACTGGTGGATATGGTAGAGTATTTAAACAAACTACAAATGCAGTAATTTGTGAAGGTACAGGTGCAGCAATTGCATTAGAAACTGGTATTGCAACACTTTCAAATATGGAAGCAGTACAATTCCACCCTACTCCAATTGTTCCATCAGGTATTTTATTAACAGAAGGTTGTAGAGGTGATGGTGGTATCTTAAGAGATGTTGACGGTCACAGATTTATGCCTGATTATGAACCAGAGAAAAAAGAACTTGCATCAAGAGACGTTGTTTCTAGAAGAATGATTGAACATATTAGAAATGGTAAAGGTGTTCCTTCTCCATATGGTTATCACGTATGGTTAGATATTTCTATTTTAGGTAGAGAGCATATTGAAAGAAACTTAAGAGACGTACAAGAGATTTGTCAAATCTTTAATGGTATAGACCCAGCAGATGAAGGTCCAAAAGGTTGGGCTCCAGTACTTCCAATGCAACACTACTCTATGGGTGGTATTAGAACAAAACCAACTGGTGAATCAACTAGATTATCTGGTTTATTTGCTTGTGGTGAAGCTGCTTGTTGGGATATGCATGGATTTAATAGACTTGGAGGTAACTCAGTTTCTGAAACAGTTGTTGCTGGTATGATTATTGGTAACTACTTTGCTGATTATTGTTTAGAAAATGATGTAACTATTCCTACAGCTACTGTTCAAAAATTTGTTGATGAGCAAGATGCTTACTTAGATGAACTTTTATCATACAATGGTTCTGAAGATATCTTCAAAATCAAAAATAGAATGCAAAAATTAATGGATGAAAAAGTAGGTATCTTTAGATCTGGTGAGCCTTTAGCAGAAGCTGTTGAAGAGTTAAAAGAACTATTAGTTAAAACTAAACAAATCACTGTTAAATCTAAAGAAAGAGCTGGTAATCCAGAACTTGAAGAAGCATACAGAGTTCCAAAAATGCTAAAAGTTGCACTTTGTGTTGCTAAAGGTGCAAGAGACAGAACTGAAAGTAGAGGCGCTCACTATAGAGAAGATTATCTAAAAAGAGATGATGCAAATTGGTTAAATAGAACACTATGTTCTTGGCCAAATAAAGATGATCTTGAACCAACAGTTGAGTATGCTGATTTAGATATTATGAAAATGGAAATGCCTCCTGCATTTAGAGGATATGGTGCTAAGGGTATGATTATTGAAAATGAACTAAGTGCTAAAAGACAAGAAGAAGTTGATTCAGTAACTGAAAAAATGCAAGCTGAAGGTAAAGATAGACATGAAATTCAAGACGCATTAATGCCATTTGAATTACCTATGAACTATAAAGAGAAAAACGAAAGATTAGGAGATAAATAA
- a CDS encoding fumarate reductase cytochrome b subunit — protein sequence MSDLIEGYLGKTVERKKSRVPAKLDYIQSATGLFLGLFMWGHMFLVSSILVSKDFMYNVTKFFEASFIFDGGNPLLVSIIAFIVFVVFITHAALGMRKLPGNFKQYQVMKAHANSMGHEDTKLWFIQAFTGFAMFFLGSVHLYIIMTQADAIGPYASADRVWSNWMWPLYILLLLAVEFHGTIGLYRLAVKWGWFDGKDPKATRKRLKLWKKSLTWFFLILGFATLAAYMKIGYENAQAGKVGQKYVPTAQVMQLDNTGRLA from the coding sequence ATGAGTGACCTAATAGAAGGTTATTTAGGGAAGACTGTAGAGAGAAAAAAGAGTAGAGTTCCAGCCAAACTTGATTATATTCAAAGTGCAACTGGTTTATTTCTAGGTCTTTTTATGTGGGGACATATGTTTTTGGTGTCTTCTATTTTAGTTAGTAAAGACTTTATGTATAACGTTACAAAATTCTTTGAAGCAAGTTTTATTTTTGATGGAGGTAATCCATTATTAGTATCTATTATTGCATTTATTGTATTTGTTGTATTTATTACACATGCTGCTTTAGGTATGAGAAAGTTACCTGGTAACTTTAAACAATATCAAGTTATGAAAGCTCACGCTAATAGCATGGGACATGAAGACACTAAACTTTGGTTTATCCAAGCATTTACAGGTTTTGCAATGTTCTTCTTAGGTTCGGTACACTTATATATCATAATGACTCAAGCAGATGCAATTGGACCATATGCAAGTGCAGATAGAGTTTGGTCTAACTGGATGTGGCCTTTATATATTCTACTATTATTAGCAGTAGAATTCCATGGTACTATTGGATTATATAGACTAGCTGTTAAATGGGGATGGTTTGACGGTAAAGATCCAAAAGCAACAAGAAAAAGATTAAAATTATGGAAAAAATCTTTAACTTGGTTCTTCTTAATTTTAGGTTTTGCTACATTGGCAGCTTATATGAAAATAGGTTATGAAAATGCGCAAGCTGGAAAAGTTGGGCAAAAATATGTTCCAACTGCACAAGTTATGCAATTAGATAATACAGGGAGGCTAGCATAA
- a CDS encoding NADH-quinone oxidoreductase subunit N: MNELIHILPVSLILLSAVGLMFMSMYEEKFNTKQYITVSSILLILALVLSFIPLGESYAVRPFNNIFNDVLIFDSFSNFFNILLILGTLLTLLIGENYFRSKEYFRGEFFSILLFALFGMMLLANANELVTAFIALEIASFAVYVMVGYNSEDSKRVEAIFKYLVLGSFIGAFYLLGVVLVYGATATTNLTEIASYISSHSNEDMALLYIGLTLILFTFLFKIAAFPFQSWVLDVYRGAPMIITAYMASTFKIAIFSFFLRAVLQDIAPMIDFWDSIMYVIIIFTLVFGTWLAITQNIVKRMLAASSIVHTGYLLLAFIALGQNIHAAYATVFYLIAYLLSALGSFGIISHIISETKVRVTYDDFKGLAKERPYLAAMMTIFLFSLAGIPSTIGFIGKFYVFTEAINAGYILLAVLAIIATFVSVYYYFKLIAMMYFYPTKEECMDNDFNDKRVSTYAIAFLAIITVVGGIGSAIVFFIPALNIDTLIEMTQIAIQSLFIKS; this comes from the coding sequence ATGAATGAATTAATACACATATTACCAGTTTCATTAATTTTACTATCAGCTGTTGGCTTAATGTTCATGAGCATGTATGAAGAGAAATTTAATACGAAACAATATATTACTGTTTCGTCTATATTACTTATACTTGCTTTAGTTTTATCATTTATTCCTTTAGGGGAATCATATGCTGTTAGACCATTCAATAATATTTTTAATGATGTTTTAATTTTTGACTCGTTCTCAAATTTCTTTAACATCTTACTTATTTTAGGTACATTATTAACACTATTAATTGGTGAAAACTATTTCAGATCAAAAGAGTATTTTAGAGGTGAATTCTTCTCTATTTTATTATTTGCTCTATTTGGGATGATGTTATTAGCTAATGCTAACGAACTTGTTACTGCATTTATTGCTCTTGAAATTGCTTCGTTTGCTGTTTACGTTATGGTTGGTTATAACAGTGAAGACAGTAAAAGAGTTGAAGCAATTTTCAAATATTTAGTATTAGGTTCATTTATTGGAGCATTTTATCTTTTAGGTGTTGTTTTAGTTTATGGTGCAACTGCTACTACAAACTTAACAGAAATTGCTTCATATATTTCTAGTCACTCAAATGAAGATATGGCTTTATTATACATTGGTTTAACGTTAATTTTATTTACATTCCTATTTAAAATTGCAGCATTCCCATTCCAATCTTGGGTTCTAGATGTATATAGAGGTGCGCCAATGATTATTACTGCATATATGGCATCTACATTTAAAATTGCTATATTCTCTTTCTTCTTAAGAGCAGTATTACAAGATATCGCACCTATGATTGATTTCTGGGATTCAATCATGTATGTTATTATTATCTTTACACTTGTATTTGGTACATGGCTTGCAATTACACAAAACATTGTAAAAAGAATGCTTGCAGCATCTTCAATTGTACATACAGGTTATTTATTATTAGCATTTATTGCCCTTGGACAAAACATTCATGCAGCATATGCTACAGTATTTTATTTAATTGCATATTTATTATCTGCACTTGGTTCATTTGGTATTATTTCACATATTATCTCTGAAACTAAAGTAAGAGTTACATATGATGATTTCAAAGGTTTAGCAAAAGAGAGACCATATTTAGCAGCAATGATGACTATCTTCTTATTCTCACTTGCTGGTATTCCTTCAACAATTGGTTTCATTGGTAAATTCTATGTATTTACAGAAGCTATTAATGCAGGATATATTTTATTAGCAGTGTTAGCAATTATTGCTACATTTGTTTCAGTTTACTACTACTTCAAACTTATTGCGATGATGTATTTTTATCCAACAAAAGAAGAGTGTATGGACAATGACTTCAACGATAAAAGAGTATCTACTTATGCAATTGCATTTTTAGCTATTATTACAGTTGTTGGTGGTATTGGATCAGCTATTGTATTCTTTATTCCAGCATTGAATATTGATACATTAATTGAAATGACACAAATTGCTATTCAATCATTATTTATTAAATCATGA
- the nuoL gene encoding NADH-quinone oxidoreductase subunit L has translation MDTSLLVWIILAPLMGAILNGGLYFYHVKRKPVSETLFSIIGTGTPLIAFLITLTLFLDMVDGGVTFKQELFTWVNIGDLNITMAFLGDNLAIFMSMFVTFVGWLIHIYAIGYMTKDEGFGKFFAYFNLFLASMLILVLADNPVILFIGWEGVGVCSYLLIAFYYGDKENVIAGNKAFIANRVGDFGFLLGIVTLFFALGQVDLSFSSLEANISNASPELLVLSGFLLFVGAMGKSAQIPLYVWLPDAMAGPTPISALIHAATMVTAGVYMVARFHFLYSGIEEIGVFIAYIGAFSALLAAVIATRQQDIKKILAYSTMSQLGYMFIAVGLGFYSSGLFHVFTHAFFKAMLFMGAGGIIIALHHEQNIFKIAQHRAQLPIIKFTFLIGVIAISGIPPFSGFFSKDAILAAAFQEGEYLIWGIGMFTAFLTAFYMFRLYFIVFVAPNKESVPYVYTSKTITFPLMILAVGAVFAGFLNFPAIFGGSNLVDNWLAQTNSIKIHMSHSTEYILMAASILIAAAGIFVAYKKYANFDVYKPEDEKGIIANKFYVDEFYDLVFVQFSKKISSFIDKILDSKIIDGFIMTTCEQFVEFGKKVATIQNANVRFYAAFMLVGMSAVFIYLYISLGL, from the coding sequence ATGGATACTTCACTGTTAGTTTGGATTATTCTTGCTCCATTAATGGGTGCAATATTAAATGGTGGATTATATTTTTACCACGTAAAAAGAAAGCCAGTATCTGAAACACTATTTTCTATTATTGGAACAGGTACACCATTAATTGCATTTTTAATCACGTTAACTCTATTTTTAGACATGGTAGATGGTGGAGTAACATTTAAACAAGAACTATTTACTTGGGTAAATATTGGTGATTTAAATATTACTATGGCATTTTTAGGTGATAATCTAGCTATCTTTATGTCAATGTTTGTAACTTTTGTTGGATGGCTAATTCACATCTATGCAATTGGTTATATGACAAAAGATGAAGGTTTTGGTAAATTCTTTGCTTACTTCAATCTTTTCTTAGCATCAATGTTAATTTTAGTTCTTGCAGATAACCCAGTTATTCTTTTCATTGGATGGGAAGGTGTTGGAGTTTGTTCATACTTACTAATTGCATTCTACTATGGTGATAAAGAAAATGTTATCGCTGGTAACAAAGCATTTATTGCAAATAGAGTTGGTGACTTTGGATTTCTTTTAGGAATTGTTACTTTATTCTTTGCACTTGGACAAGTTGATTTAAGCTTCTCTTCACTTGAAGCTAATATTTCTAATGCTTCACCTGAATTATTAGTATTATCAGGATTCTTATTATTTGTTGGTGCTATGGGGAAATCAGCTCAAATTCCATTATATGTATGGCTTCCAGATGCAATGGCAGGACCAACTCCAATTTCTGCACTTATTCACGCAGCTACAATGGTAACAGCTGGTGTGTATATGGTTGCAAGATTTCATTTCTTATATTCTGGAATTGAAGAGATTGGTGTATTTATTGCTTATATTGGTGCATTTTCTGCATTACTTGCAGCTGTTATTGCAACAAGACAACAAGATATTAAAAAGATTCTTGCGTATTCAACTATGTCTCAATTAGGATACATGTTTATTGCTGTAGGACTTGGTTTTTATAGTTCTGGACTTTTTCATGTATTTACACATGCTTTCTTTAAAGCTATGTTATTCATGGGTGCAGGTGGTATTATTATTGCCTTACACCACGAACAAAATATCTTTAAAATTGCACAACATAGAGCACAACTTCCAATTATTAAATTTACGTTCTTAATTGGTGTTATTGCAATTTCAGGTATTCCACCATTTTCAGGTTTCTTCTCTAAAGATGCTATTTTAGCAGCAGCTTTCCAAGAAGGAGAATATTTAATTTGGGGAATTGGAATGTTCACAGCATTTTTAACAGCATTTTATATGTTTAGACTTTATTTTATTGTGTTTGTTGCACCAAATAAAGAGAGTGTTCCTTATGTTTATACATCAAAAACAATTACTTTCCCACTTATGATTTTAGCAGTTGGGGCAGTATTTGCAGGGTTCTTAAACTTCCCAGCTATTTTTGGTGGTTCAAATTTAGTTGATAATTGGTTAGCTCAAACTAACTCTATAAAAATTCATATGTCTCATTCAACTGAGTACATATTAATGGCTGCATCAATTTTAATTGCAGCAGCAGGTATTTTTGTTGCATACAAAAAATACGCAAACTTTGATGTTTACAAACCAGAAGATGAAAAAGGTATTATTGCTAATAAATTCTATGTAGATGAATTCTATGATTTAGTATTTGTTCAATTCTCTAAAAAAATCTCTTCATTCATTGATAAGATCTTAGATTCAAAAATCATTGATGGATTTATCATGACAACTTGTGAACAGTTTGTTGAGTTTGGTAAAAAAGTTGCAACTATTCAAAATGCTAATGTAAGATTTTATGCTGCGTTCATGCTTGTAGGTATGAGTGCTGTATTTATCTATTTATATATTTCTTTAGGATTGTAA